A DNA window from Vagococcus penaei contains the following coding sequences:
- a CDS encoding M24 family metallopeptidase has translation MNQEKLNRVLQEMRHRHMPQLLISDPATIFYLTGVWTEAGERLLTLVLKEDGKHVAVINKLFPLTEAQLGMPVVTVDDTDEGFGMGVLVNQLDTEKPIAVDKNWAAHFLLDLMKRVDKPVDHFAISSTITDDLRAIKSAEEIAKMAAASKDNDQAIAALAALIPDKLTELEMGHRLLDIYKSMGNSGFSFDPIVAYGANGADPHHMNDDSIVRAGDSIILDIGGVKDGYCSDMTRTFFYQTVSDKSRDVYETVLEANLRAIAAVKPGVKFSEIDAAARDYITEKGYGDYFTHRTGHFIGIECHEAGDVSAANHTTVKPGMIFSIEPGIYLPGEVGVRIEDLVVATEDGCNVLNAYPKELTILG, from the coding sequence ATGAATCAAGAGAAATTGAACCGAGTACTACAAGAAATGAGACATCGTCATATGCCTCAACTACTAATTTCAGATCCAGCGACGATTTTTTATTTAACTGGTGTGTGGACGGAAGCTGGCGAACGTCTATTAACCTTAGTTTTAAAAGAGGATGGGAAACACGTGGCTGTCATTAATAAGTTGTTTCCATTGACGGAAGCACAATTAGGCATGCCAGTCGTCACAGTTGATGACACAGATGAAGGCTTTGGTATGGGAGTCTTAGTTAACCAATTGGATACAGAAAAACCAATTGCTGTGGATAAAAATTGGGCAGCCCACTTTTTACTTGACCTCATGAAACGCGTTGATAAACCGGTCGATCACTTTGCAATTAGCTCAACGATTACTGATGACTTGCGCGCGATTAAATCAGCTGAGGAAATTGCTAAAATGGCGGCAGCATCAAAAGACAACGACCAAGCCATTGCTGCTTTAGCGGCTTTAATTCCTGATAAATTAACGGAATTAGAGATGGGCCATCGTCTATTAGATATTTATAAAAGTATGGGGAATTCAGGCTTCTCATTTGATCCAATTGTAGCGTATGGTGCCAATGGGGCAGATCCACATCACATGAATGATGATTCAATCGTCCGAGCAGGTGACAGCATCATTTTAGATATTGGTGGCGTGAAAGATGGTTATTGTTCAGATATGACTCGGACTTTCTTTTATCAAACTGTATCCGATAAAAGTCGTGATGTCTATGAAACAGTTTTAGAAGCTAATCTGCGTGCGATTGCGGCAGTGAAACCTGGCGTTAAATTCAGCGAGATAGATGCGGCTGCACGTGACTATATTACTGAAAAGGGCTACGGTGATTACTTCACACATCGTACTGGTCACTTTATTGGAATAGAGTGTCATGAGGCCGGTGATGTATCTGCGGCTAATCATACAACCGTTAAACCTGGCATGATTTTTTCAATTGAACCGGGTATTTATTTACCAGGTGAAGTTGGTGTACGAATTGAAGATTTGGTTGTTGCAACTGAAGATGGTTGTAACGTACTAAATGCTTATCCAAAAGAGTTGACGATTCTAGGTTAA
- the rlmH gene encoding 23S rRNA (pseudouridine(1915)-N(3))-methyltransferase RlmH, which produces MKIKIITVGKLKEKYLKQGIAEYTKRLGKYCKLEMIEVADEKAPEALSDAEMMQVKQKEGERILAKIGDVDYVYALAIQGKEITSESFAESIEKMSVQGKSTFTFIIGGSLGLSDDVLARSNTQISFGRLTYPHQLMRLILVEQIYRCFRIIKGEPYHK; this is translated from the coding sequence ATGAAAATAAAAATTATTACTGTTGGAAAATTAAAAGAAAAATATTTGAAACAAGGTATCGCTGAGTATACTAAACGTCTAGGGAAATATTGTAAATTAGAGATGATTGAAGTAGCTGATGAAAAAGCTCCGGAGGCCTTAAGTGATGCGGAAATGATGCAAGTCAAACAAAAAGAAGGAGAGCGAATTCTAGCCAAAATAGGTGATGTTGATTATGTTTATGCTTTAGCCATCCAAGGTAAAGAAATCACCTCTGAAAGCTTTGCAGAAAGTATTGAAAAAATGAGTGTCCAAGGTAAGAGTACCTTCACCTTTATTATCGGAGGGTCTTTAGGTCTCTCTGATGATGTTTTAGCTCGTAGTAACACACAAATATCCTTTGGGCGCTTGACTTATCCACATCAGTTAATGCGTCTAATTTTAGTTGAGCAGATTTATCGGTGTTTTCGGATTATTAAAGGCGAACCGTATCATAAATGA
- a CDS encoding S1C family serine protease, translating to MRKDVTPKNNDSNKRSSNINNKKPSMLKRFGVSLAGGVLGGALVVGGAVAYDQTTNNTSTNTATIEQSNQLKQSNSDKTQVTNVKSNISTDVTKAVEKMENSVVSITTLQKKNNRMSDLEQFFGQAAGEDDNANGELAEAGEGSGVIYRKDGNKAFVVTNNHVVAGADAVEVLLNSGEKVSAKIVGTDAYSDLAVLEISSKEVKSVAEFANSNDVKVGEPALAMGSPLGSTFANSVSQGIVSAKDRMIMNKTEDGQPININAIQTDAAINPGNSGGPLVNLSGQVIGINSSKIAQAATGVSAEGMGFAIPSNDVVAIINQLEKDGKVIRPMLGITMVDLGYVSAEERESVLKLTDKDINGGVVVGSVVDGSPAAKAGLKKFAVITQVDGQDLDNRSELQAKLYSKNIGDSMKLTYYYNGKKETTTVKLDQDSSNLEKQAAESQNSSNSRN from the coding sequence ATGAGAAAAGATGTAACACCTAAAAATAATGATTCAAATAAACGGTCTTCAAATATTAATAATAAAAAGCCAAGTATGTTAAAAAGATTTGGTGTATCGTTAGCTGGTGGGGTACTCGGCGGAGCTTTAGTCGTCGGTGGAGCAGTAGCTTACGACCAAACGACTAATAATACTTCAACAAATACAGCGACAATCGAGCAATCAAATCAGTTAAAACAAAGTAATTCTGATAAAACCCAGGTGACAAATGTCAAATCTAATATTAGCACAGATGTGACTAAAGCCGTGGAAAAAATGGAAAATTCTGTCGTATCTATTACTACTTTACAAAAGAAAAATAATCGAATGTCTGACTTGGAACAATTTTTTGGTCAAGCAGCTGGCGAAGATGACAATGCAAATGGCGAATTAGCAGAAGCTGGCGAAGGAAGTGGCGTAATTTACCGTAAAGATGGTAATAAAGCGTTTGTCGTCACAAATAACCACGTAGTCGCTGGTGCTGATGCTGTAGAAGTTTTATTGAATAGTGGTGAAAAAGTATCTGCAAAAATCGTCGGAACAGATGCTTATAGTGACTTAGCAGTTCTTGAGATATCATCAAAAGAAGTTAAATCTGTTGCTGAATTTGCGAATTCTAATGATGTCAAGGTTGGCGAACCTGCCTTAGCAATGGGCTCGCCACTTGGCTCAACATTTGCAAATTCGGTGTCACAAGGAATTGTGTCTGCGAAAGATAGAATGATTATGAATAAAACAGAAGATGGGCAACCAATTAACATTAACGCCATCCAAACTGATGCCGCAATTAACCCAGGTAATTCTGGTGGTCCGCTAGTGAATTTATCTGGTCAAGTTATCGGTATTAATTCAAGTAAAATAGCGCAAGCCGCAACTGGTGTATCTGCTGAAGGAATGGGCTTTGCAATTCCTAGTAATGATGTGGTTGCAATTATAAATCAACTTGAAAAAGATGGCAAAGTCATTCGTCCAATGCTTGGCATTACGATGGTTGATTTAGGCTATGTAAGTGCAGAAGAACGAGAATCTGTTTTAAAATTAACCGATAAAGATATTAATGGTGGCGTGGTAGTTGGTTCTGTTGTAGACGGCTCACCTGCTGCTAAAGCTGGTTTGAAGAAGTTTGCTGTCATCACACAAGTTGATGGTCAAGATCTGGACAATCGTTCTGAACTACAAGCTAAGCTATACAGTAAAAATATTGGAGATTCTATGAAGCTAACCTACTACTACAATGGTAAAAAAGAAACGACAACCGTTAAATTAGACCAAGACTCTAGTAACTTAGAAAAACAAGCGGCTGAATCCCAAAATTCATCAAATAGCCGAAACTAG
- a CDS encoding DUF916 and DUF3324 domain-containing protein produces MNSRKNFYRIFLMIGFIVFMFKGTTSYASEFNFAVHPVIPTNQVDKNKTYFDLKMDPGQKQTVDVQLKNDTDKEIIVEATIDSATTNLNGVVEYGQNQIKPDDSLKYNIADYAKITKDIKIPAKDVIKVPVELTMPTDKYDGVMAGGITFKEKKTDDSPQSKDKGLAIKNEYSYVIALLMRQNENTVEPDLKLLNASAGQVNARNVINVQLQNPVARYINQLKLTGEIIKKGDDKVKYIIDAESLQMAPNSSFNYPVSLDGKRLEPGDYQLKLTAYGNKSADGKNKVANAKGEELKFLNKWDFEKEFSISGEVAKKYNEKDVSIEETNHTPIYWIIGLLLLIIALLLLFLLWKKKKKKEQEMAKKKSKKKKSKKKKKNKVEKK; encoded by the coding sequence ATGAATAGTAGAAAGAATTTTTATCGTATTTTTTTGATGATTGGATTTATCGTTTTCATGTTTAAAGGAACAACTAGTTATGCCTCTGAATTTAATTTTGCGGTGCATCCTGTTATTCCAACGAATCAAGTGGATAAAAATAAAACTTATTTTGACTTAAAAATGGATCCGGGTCAAAAACAAACGGTTGATGTCCAATTAAAAAATGATACAGACAAAGAAATTATTGTTGAAGCAACAATTGATAGTGCAACAACTAATTTAAATGGCGTAGTAGAATATGGCCAAAATCAAATAAAACCGGATGATTCTTTAAAATACAATATTGCTGATTATGCAAAAATAACTAAAGACATAAAAATTCCTGCAAAAGATGTTATCAAAGTACCTGTGGAATTAACTATGCCAACAGACAAATATGATGGGGTAATGGCTGGTGGTATTACATTTAAAGAAAAGAAAACTGATGATAGTCCCCAATCAAAAGACAAAGGGTTAGCGATTAAGAACGAGTATTCATATGTTATTGCCTTGTTAATGAGACAGAATGAGAATACTGTGGAACCCGATTTGAAATTATTAAATGCGTCTGCGGGTCAAGTTAATGCGCGTAATGTCATCAATGTTCAACTTCAAAATCCAGTGGCACGATATATCAATCAATTAAAATTAACTGGTGAAATCATTAAAAAAGGTGATGACAAAGTTAAATATATAATTGATGCTGAATCACTACAAATGGCTCCAAACTCTAGTTTTAATTATCCTGTGTCACTTGATGGGAAAAGGCTAGAGCCAGGTGATTATCAACTGAAACTGACAGCTTATGGCAACAAATCGGCAGATGGGAAAAATAAAGTAGCGAATGCTAAAGGGGAAGAGTTAAAGTTTTTAAATAAGTGGGACTTTGAAAAAGAATTCTCAATTAGTGGAGAAGTTGCTAAAAAATATAATGAAAAAGATGTCTCTATTGAAGAAACGAATCATACGCCAATTTACTGGATAATCGGCTTATTATTGCTTATCATTGCTCTTCTATTATTATTTTTACTTTGGAAAAAGAAAAAGAAAAAAGAGCAAGAAATGGCGAAGAAGAAAAGTAAAAAGAAAAAAAGTAAAAAGAAGAAAAAAAATAAAGTAGAAAAAAAATGA
- a CDS encoding WxL domain-containing protein produces the protein MKKFVIASLGMGLLLTSQGVVHAADGGDYETKGTVKFIPSTEPTNPVDPTNPDPDKPVSPLNPDGSKPEPGTKGPLSIDYASSFDFGLNKISNKTETYYARAQVYGDESLVTPNYVQISDNRGSNAGWKLTVKQNGQFTNEATLNKELTGSVIKLTNPTVKTNAQGITAPVTTSIINLDPAGAESVVMSAVKDTGAGTWVNSWGTVEQITEKNDKNEDVTANVTKDIALTLPGSTPKDAVSYATTLTWTLTDVPTNEDE, from the coding sequence ATGAAAAAATTCGTTATTGCAAGTTTAGGAATGGGATTATTATTAACTAGTCAAGGAGTGGTTCATGCGGCTGACGGAGGAGATTATGAAACAAAAGGGACAGTTAAATTTATACCAAGTACTGAACCAACAAATCCAGTTGATCCGACAAATCCAGATCCTGATAAACCTGTGAGTCCATTGAATCCAGATGGTAGTAAACCAGAACCTGGAACAAAAGGTCCGTTATCAATTGATTATGCGTCAAGTTTTGATTTTGGTCTAAATAAAATTTCAAATAAAACAGAAACTTATTATGCACGAGCTCAGGTTTATGGAGATGAGTCATTGGTGACACCTAACTATGTCCAAATATCAGATAATCGAGGAAGCAACGCCGGTTGGAAATTAACGGTGAAACAAAATGGTCAGTTTACTAATGAAGCGACGTTAAATAAAGAATTAACGGGATCCGTTATTAAATTAACCAATCCTACGGTAAAAACCAATGCTCAAGGAATTACAGCACCAGTTACGACATCGATTATTAATCTAGACCCTGCTGGAGCTGAGTCAGTCGTTATGTCAGCAGTAAAAGATACGGGTGCTGGTACATGGGTAAACTCTTGGGGAACAGTTGAACAAATCACCGAAAAAAATGATAAAAATGAAGATGTTACAGCTAATGTTACAAAAGATATTGCACTAACTTTACCTGGTAGCACGCCAAAAGATGCTGTATCATATGCAACAACGTTAACATGGACATTAACAGATGTTCCTACAAATGAAGATGAATAA
- a CDS encoding WxL domain-containing protein encodes MNKSIKFLLIIFCFIMFKPSPVNGAEKSKVTNVQFGNSIIEANVNKADVSNWTEFKNALEDPSIENIFVSENLQATSVATVNGNKTIEFNHKSINILSRYITINAPNKVTISNISIGGSTSNTYVFNGTGELIFKNDVSSSEKNQANIANMSGGNLIFDGVTMTFDNHSNYNVAVAAKNFTITNASTITSTAEKFYGITNAQDDGAKILIDKGSKVVTTSLKSATGNGRGQVWDIRRRADFYMDGEGTMLSVTGDGKQRADNGGIFLVQADHSTINVLNGATLDVHSLHTSAILLQSQGGIFNVDNDSEVNAVQDGDNNYTLGSTIRFRIRGGMTFNVTNKSKINIEKKSGNAPAIRMYGGGNAINISGASDFMVHNVGDGVNRDGGGDNRNQGILYTTGAGNSFKAVDEDSNISIISESGIPFDSKGTDLNIDIGQGSYFVARGKTSSINAGIFNSGKLTFMMDTVKYFDFRNGNKGNIFSSANTSTFVSKQSDLSVWEKNRGFNQSASKSWNNVDFELNGTNLANLQSSTSPTMIQNFDKMTNYSRMSANNQRAIVDDIRVPTDADQSVFAHVSVPGGKYDPPQSSNDGENSAQIGIYAPDGKSLYKLSGTTNTLSIYGEPEEPGWVKVTLPDDKFLAENQKVKVLSAWRGTVDDPPELITPSLPEDIKTDEEKVYAVVPPKPVVLETKDIDSLSKEIFGNGTPDTTAYLYLNDNDTGIKTEVSRDGKFRLPLPDKLVKGDKVQILLQDKKGLAKNVINPPYTNSKIGNIEPIKEFSYHDTKFLPGTSLYVIGQLTLAETPQTFDFGTQKISTSRQTFWPEIKGNLIVTDTRDNSEGWQIKLSEETPFIPEDKDKSNLNSILYYQDEKQEKPLSKDAIIIYEQDVSADGKYVITDGWGKENNKGIKAEVPVENQLLGSYTSVLNWSMEMVPNNS; translated from the coding sequence GTGAATAAAAGTATAAAATTTTTATTAATTATTTTTTGCTTTATTATGTTTAAACCATCACCTGTGAATGGTGCAGAAAAATCAAAAGTGACTAATGTTCAGTTTGGAAATTCAATTATAGAGGCTAATGTGAACAAAGCGGATGTCTCTAATTGGACAGAATTTAAAAATGCTTTAGAAGACCCAAGTATAGAAAATATTTTTGTTAGTGAAAATTTACAAGCTACAAGTGTGGCAACAGTTAATGGCAACAAGACTATTGAATTTAACCATAAATCCATTAATATTTTGTCAAGATATATCACAATCAATGCACCGAACAAAGTAACAATTTCTAATATTTCTATAGGTGGTTCAACAAGTAATACTTATGTCTTTAATGGAACTGGAGAATTAATCTTTAAAAATGATGTGTCTAGTTCGGAAAAAAATCAAGCTAACATTGCAAATATGAGTGGTGGTAATTTGATTTTTGATGGAGTAACTATGACATTTGATAATCATTCCAATTATAACGTTGCAGTAGCGGCTAAAAATTTTACTATAACTAATGCCTCGACTATTACTTCAACGGCTGAAAAATTTTATGGTATTACGAATGCGCAAGACGATGGCGCAAAAATATTAATTGATAAAGGATCCAAAGTCGTGACAACTAGTTTAAAAAGTGCTACTGGAAATGGTAGAGGGCAAGTTTGGGATATCAGACGACGAGCAGATTTCTATATGGATGGTGAGGGCACGATGCTTTCAGTTACTGGAGATGGAAAACAACGAGCGGATAATGGCGGAATTTTTCTCGTGCAAGCTGATCATTCGACAATTAATGTACTGAATGGGGCGACATTAGATGTTCATTCATTACACACATCAGCTATTTTGTTACAAAGTCAAGGTGGTATTTTTAATGTTGATAACGATAGTGAAGTGAATGCTGTTCAAGATGGTGATAACAATTATACATTAGGTTCAACCATTCGCTTCAGAATCAGAGGTGGTATGACATTTAATGTCACCAATAAATCCAAAATAAACATTGAGAAAAAAAGTGGTAACGCGCCAGCAATTAGGATGTATGGTGGAGGTAATGCAATCAATATAAGTGGAGCTTCCGATTTCATGGTACATAATGTGGGAGATGGAGTTAACAGAGATGGTGGTGGAGATAACCGTAACCAAGGTATTTTATATACAACAGGTGCGGGTAACAGCTTCAAAGCTGTCGACGAAGATTCTAATATCAGTATTATTAGTGAGTCAGGTATTCCGTTTGATTCTAAAGGGACTGACTTGAACATCGATATTGGCCAAGGTAGTTACTTTGTCGCTCGTGGTAAAACAAGTTCAATAAACGCAGGTATTTTCAATTCCGGGAAATTGACATTCATGATGGATACCGTTAAATATTTTGATTTTAGAAATGGTAACAAGGGGAATATTTTTTCGTCAGCCAATACGTCAACGTTTGTCAGTAAGCAATCGGATCTTTCTGTATGGGAGAAAAATCGTGGATTTAATCAAAGTGCGTCAAAGAGTTGGAATAATGTTGATTTTGAATTAAATGGAACGAATTTAGCAAATCTTCAAAGTAGTACCTCACCAACAATGATTCAAAACTTTGATAAAATGACAAATTATTCGCGTATGAGTGCCAATAATCAGAGAGCAATTGTTGATGATATAAGGGTACCAACCGATGCAGATCAATCAGTCTTTGCACACGTATCAGTACCTGGAGGTAAGTACGATCCACCACAATCTTCTAATGATGGTGAAAATTCTGCTCAAATTGGTATTTATGCTCCTGATGGAAAATCACTTTATAAATTGAGTGGAACGACCAATACACTGTCAATTTATGGTGAACCTGAAGAACCTGGTTGGGTAAAAGTAACTTTGCCAGATGATAAATTTTTAGCAGAAAACCAAAAAGTTAAGGTTTTATCAGCCTGGCGAGGGACGGTTGATGATCCGCCGGAATTAATCACTCCATCATTACCTGAGGATATAAAAACTGATGAAGAAAAAGTTTATGCAGTTGTTCCACCTAAACCAGTTGTTCTTGAAACGAAAGACATCGATAGTTTATCCAAAGAAATTTTTGGAAACGGGACACCTGATACAACGGCTTATCTGTATCTAAATGATAACGATACAGGTATTAAAACCGAAGTATCGAGAGATGGGAAATTCAGACTGCCGTTACCAGATAAATTAGTGAAAGGTGATAAGGTTCAGATACTTCTACAAGATAAAAAAGGATTGGCTAAAAATGTTATTAATCCACCTTATACAAATAGCAAGATTGGAAATATCGAACCGATTAAAGAATTTTCCTATCATGATACAAAATTTTTACCTGGTACGAGTTTATATGTTATTGGCCAACTGACTTTAGCAGAAACACCACAGACATTTGATTTTGGTACACAAAAAATTTCAACTAGTCGCCAGACTTTTTGGCCAGAAATAAAAGGTAATCTTATTGTGACAGATACACGTGATAATTCAGAAGGTTGGCAAATAAAATTATCTGAAGAGACACCATTTATTCCTGAAGATAAGGATAAATCTAATCTAAATTCAATTTTGTATTATCAAGATGAGAAGCAAGAGAAACCTCTAAGCAAAGATGCGATTATTATTTATGAACAAGATGTTTCAGCAGATGGTAAATACGTCATTACCGATGGCTGGGGCAAAGAAAATAATAAAGGAATTAAAGCAGAGGTACCTGTAGAAAATCAATTGTTAGGATCGTATACATCGGTGTTGAATTGGTCTATGGAAATGGTGCCGAATAATAGCTAA
- a CDS encoding WxL domain-containing protein: MKKNKVILSSLLMSSLILTTTTVLAADGGEYTTNGAVTFITNTDPTKPVDPLNPENPAKPTDPTNPDGPNPGTAGPLSIDFASSLQFGEQKITSVTETYYADTQKYQTGANLDQSTEGPNYVQITDNRGTEAGWILKVKQNNQFKTAKDQLLTGAKITLMNGNIVTNSASAKPTGTEKINLDPNGAESIVMNAASGQGAGTYLMDWGTDVASAAKSISLEVPGSTTKYASEYTTTFTWTLSEVPDNGEDGNGGEG; this comes from the coding sequence ATGAAAAAAAATAAAGTGATTTTATCTAGTTTATTAATGAGTAGCCTGATTTTAACAACAACGACAGTACTAGCTGCTGATGGTGGCGAGTATACAACAAATGGTGCTGTGACATTTATTACTAATACAGATCCAACGAAACCAGTTGATCCATTAAATCCTGAAAATCCGGCTAAGCCAACAGATCCTACGAATCCTGACGGACCAAATCCAGGAACAGCAGGTCCATTATCAATTGATTTTGCTTCTAGTTTACAATTTGGAGAGCAAAAAATTACCTCAGTGACAGAAACTTACTATGCTGACACACAAAAATATCAAACAGGCGCTAATTTAGATCAAAGTACAGAGGGACCTAATTACGTTCAAATAACGGATAATAGAGGAACGGAAGCGGGTTGGATTTTAAAAGTAAAACAAAATAATCAATTTAAAACTGCGAAAGATCAATTATTAACGGGTGCTAAGATTACGTTAATGAATGGTAATATTGTTACAAATTCTGCTTCAGCTAAACCAACAGGAACGGAGAAAATTAATTTAGATCCTAACGGTGCAGAATCAATTGTCATGAATGCTGCGTCAGGACAAGGTGCCGGAACATATTTAATGGACTGGGGTACAGATGTTGCTTCTGCGGCTAAAAGTATTTCATTAGAAGTGCCAGGTTCCACAACAAAATATGCTTCTGAATATACAACGACCTTTACATGGACTTTATCAGAAGTACCAGATAACGGTGAAGATGGCAATGGTGGTGAGGGATAA
- a CDS encoding IS3 family transposase (programmed frameshift), with protein sequence MLERKPRRTFTKEFKQQMVDLYQSGKPRIDIIRDYELTPSTFDRWVKQGTTTGSFKEKDNLTPEQKELIKLRKELKMLEMENDILKQAALIFGPKRQVIKANKHKYSISAMCRVLKISRQTYYYQEKKPLLESELEEIVEMIFRQNKKAYGARKIKKALSLEGIILSRRKIRRIMRHRNLVSVYTKAYFKVVSSNVNESKITNQLKRHFNSVMPLEKVVTDLTYVKVGNRWHYVCLILDLFNREIIGFSCGASKDAELVKQAFYTIPYALTNIQLFHTDRGKEFDNQVIDTILNTFNIKRSLSRKGNPWDNAVAESTYKSFKAEFVYPNQFETLKELSVALYDYVHWWNHFRIHGALNYVTPLSIRAQRLAIASLEDESNCDTCEIAG encoded by the exons ATGTTAGAACGTAAACCAAGAAGAACTTTTACCAAAGAATTTAAACAACAAATGGTAGATCTTTACCAATCAGGAAAACCTAGAATAGATATTATTCGTGACTATGAGTTAACTCCTTCAACTTTTGATAGGTGGGTAAAACAAGGAACAACCACAGGTTCATTCAAAGAAAAAGATAATTTAACACCTGAACAAAAGGAATTAATCAAACTCAGAAAAGAACTTAAAATGCTTGAAATGGAAAATGATATTTTAAAGCAAGCGGCGCTGATATTCGGAC CGAAAAGGCAAGTAATTAAAGCCAACAAACATAAATATTCTATATCAGCGATGTGCCGAGTCCTTAAAATATCAAGACAAACTTACTATTATCAGGAAAAGAAGCCATTACTAGAAAGTGAACTAGAAGAAATTGTGGAAATGATTTTTCGCCAAAATAAAAAAGCTTATGGCGCTCGTAAAATAAAAAAAGCACTTAGTTTAGAAGGCATCATTCTCAGTAGAAGAAAAATTAGAAGGATTATGCGACACAGAAACCTCGTTTCTGTGTATACGAAAGCTTATTTTAAGGTGGTATCTTCTAATGTGAATGAGTCTAAAATAACCAATCAATTAAAACGTCATTTTAACTCCGTTATGCCATTAGAAAAAGTTGTCACCGATTTAACTTATGTCAAGGTTGGCAATCGTTGGCACTATGTCTGTTTAATTCTTGATTTATTTAATCGAGAAATCATTGGATTTAGTTGTGGGGCATCAAAAGATGCCGAATTAGTTAAACAGGCATTTTATACGATTCCGTACGCCTTAACAAACATTCAGTTGTTTCATACTGATAGAGGAAAAGAATTTGATAACCAAGTGATTGATACCATACTAAATACATTTAATATCAAGCGATCGTTGAGTAGAAAAGGAAATCCCTGGGATAATGCCGTCGCCGAGTCAACTTATAAATCCTTTAAAGCAGAGTTCGTTTATCCCAATCAGTTTGAGACACTAAAAGAATTATCTGTGGCTCTTTATGACTATGTTCATTGGTGGAATCATTTCAGAATACACGGAGCATTGAATTATGTCACTCCGCTTAGTATCAGAGCTCAGAGATTAGCGATAGCTTCCCTTGAGGATGAGTCAAACTGTGATACGTGTGAGATAGCGGGTTGA
- a CDS encoding WxL domain-containing protein, producing MKKYTIFISSMALASSLLVVSTTQAADYTSQGSITFEEDSSITNPVDPLDPDKPVTPIDPVNPDGPKPGTPGPLSIDYASSFQFGTQKITTVDKDYYAHLQSYTKQGESDAKTGPNYIQITDKRGTQEGWLLSVKQEAQFSTSDKEELEGAQLSFNHASAISSVDAKYAPTVNNGATEKVLVPNQSMPLLTAEEGKGMGTWVYRLGDETTANQGVKLSIPGKSIKLAKKYETTLTWTLANTPENS from the coding sequence ATGAAAAAATACACAATTTTTATAAGTAGTATGGCTTTGGCTAGCTCTTTATTAGTAGTGTCGACAACTCAAGCAGCAGATTATACGTCGCAGGGATCTATTACATTTGAAGAAGATTCATCCATTACAAATCCAGTTGATCCTTTAGATCCTGACAAACCTGTTACACCAATAGATCCAGTAAACCCAGATGGACCTAAACCTGGAACACCAGGGCCTTTATCAATTGACTATGCATCAAGTTTTCAGTTTGGAACACAAAAAATTACAACGGTAGACAAAGATTATTATGCTCATTTGCAGTCTTATACTAAACAGGGAGAGTCAGATGCCAAAACAGGACCTAATTATATTCAGATAACGGATAAACGGGGTACTCAAGAAGGTTGGTTATTATCTGTTAAGCAAGAAGCTCAATTTTCTACTTCTGATAAAGAAGAATTAGAAGGTGCACAATTAAGTTTTAATCATGCCTCAGCAATATCTTCAGTCGATGCGAAGTATGCCCCGACGGTTAACAATGGTGCAACTGAAAAAGTCTTAGTTCCTAATCAGTCCATGCCTTTATTAACTGCTGAAGAAGGCAAAGGAATGGGAACGTGGGTTTATCGTTTAGGAGATGAAACAACAGCTAACCAAGGAGTAAAACTAAGTATTCCAGGTAAATCAATTAAGTTAGCAAAAAAATATGAAACAACGTTAACATGGACATTAGCTAACACGCCAGAAAATTCATAA